From Synechococcus sp. A10-1-5-1, a single genomic window includes:
- a CDS encoding aspartoacylase: MGRAQVLVVAGTHGNERNAPALLERWRSEPQALNRAGLPVQLVLGNPVALGANRRYIDRDLNRCFAPDLLANPALQQLEMQRARELLAEFAPTGPNSCAVAIDLHSTTSGMGNSLVVYGRRPADLALAAGIQGRLGLPIYLHEADAAQTGFLVERWPCGLVIEVGPVAQGLLSASILRQTQLALEAALAVLAEAASGVLRLPAGLQVYRHCGSVDLPRDGTGEAIACVHPALERQDWKPLRLGQPLFWNPALKGCPADWRFDPDALGFPAEAHWPVFINEAAYGEKGIAFSLCRRERWSSDAAWLQALQGLTAA; encoded by the coding sequence ATGGGTCGGGCTCAGGTGTTGGTGGTGGCGGGCACCCATGGCAATGAGCGCAATGCTCCGGCCTTGCTCGAGCGATGGCGGAGCGAGCCCCAGGCCCTGAATCGCGCTGGACTGCCTGTGCAGTTGGTCCTGGGTAACCCAGTGGCCCTTGGGGCGAATCGCCGCTACATCGATCGCGATCTCAACCGCTGCTTTGCCCCAGATTTGCTCGCCAATCCCGCCCTCCAGCAGTTGGAGATGCAGCGAGCGCGGGAGCTGCTGGCGGAGTTTGCACCGACGGGCCCCAATTCCTGTGCAGTGGCGATTGACCTGCACAGCACCACCAGTGGCATGGGGAATTCGCTGGTGGTCTACGGACGCCGTCCTGCGGACTTGGCCCTGGCGGCGGGGATCCAGGGGCGCCTGGGTTTACCGATTTATCTGCATGAGGCGGATGCGGCTCAGACCGGCTTCCTGGTGGAGCGTTGGCCCTGCGGTCTGGTGATTGAAGTGGGCCCCGTGGCCCAAGGACTGCTCAGTGCCTCCATCCTTCGCCAAACCCAGCTGGCCCTTGAGGCGGCCTTGGCGGTCTTGGCCGAGGCGGCTTCCGGAGTGCTTCGCCTGCCCGCTGGGCTTCAGGTCTACCGCCATTGCGGCAGCGTTGATCTACCCCGGGACGGGACCGGGGAGGCCATCGCTTGTGTGCATCCGGCCTTGGAGCGCCAGGACTGGAAGCCGCTGCGGCTCGGGCAGCCCCTCTTCTGGAACCCTGCTTTGAAGGGTTGTCCGGCTGACTGGCGCTTCGATCCCGATGCCCTGGGCTTCCCTGCTGAGGCCCATTGGCCTGTCTTTATCAATGAAGCGGCTTACGGCGAGAAAGGCATTGCCTTCAGCCTTTGTCGCCGGGAGCGCTGGTCCAGTGATGCTGCCTGGCTTCAAGCCTTGCAGGGGCTGACGGCGGCCTAA
- a CDS encoding glutathione S-transferase C-terminal domain-containing protein, with protein sequence MAIPPAVVAAARTGWHWQWQQLMGGLGPADPEGNYRRPAGAFVAKPELPQSAGEPGAHVLIVGRSCPWAHRAWLVRQLRQLQQSIDLLVVEPDPKAGRWRFSTPFRGCQTLQELYRAAGADPNQRASVPVLVERHSGAVVVGESARLMELLNSWPAPKEVLDLEPTSHARAIQDWRERLQYSVNDGVYRCGFARNQGAYDRAESALFQTLAEAEATLSGPNASPWLCAETPTLADVQLFPTLIRLELVYAPLFGVSRQPLWQFPGLWRWRQRFFALSGVAETCCDQAWREDYFGALFPLNPSGIVPAGPALATLVEGTVSA encoded by the coding sequence ATGGCCATCCCCCCTGCCGTTGTGGCAGCGGCCCGAACCGGCTGGCATTGGCAGTGGCAGCAGCTGATGGGCGGCCTGGGTCCCGCCGATCCCGAGGGGAACTACAGGCGTCCGGCTGGGGCGTTTGTAGCCAAACCCGAACTTCCTCAATCGGCCGGAGAGCCGGGCGCCCACGTGCTGATCGTGGGCCGAAGCTGCCCCTGGGCCCATCGGGCTTGGCTCGTCAGGCAGCTCAGGCAGCTGCAGCAGAGCATTGATCTGCTGGTGGTGGAGCCTGACCCCAAGGCAGGGCGCTGGCGCTTCAGTACGCCCTTTCGCGGTTGCCAGACCCTCCAGGAGCTCTACCGAGCCGCAGGGGCAGACCCCAACCAACGGGCCTCTGTGCCTGTCCTGGTCGAGCGCCACTCCGGAGCTGTGGTGGTGGGAGAAAGCGCTCGCCTGATGGAGCTGCTGAACAGTTGGCCTGCCCCCAAAGAAGTGCTGGACCTGGAGCCAACCAGCCACGCTCGAGCCATCCAGGATTGGCGCGAGCGACTGCAGTACAGCGTCAATGATGGGGTCTACCGCTGCGGATTTGCCAGGAACCAAGGGGCCTACGACCGTGCTGAATCGGCGCTGTTTCAGACCCTGGCCGAGGCGGAAGCCACCCTCTCTGGCCCCAACGCCTCGCCCTGGCTCTGCGCCGAGACCCCGACCCTGGCGGATGTCCAGCTCTTCCCCACCTTGATCCGCCTGGAATTGGTCTACGCCCCACTCTTTGGGGTCAGCCGCCAGCCGCTCTGGCAATTCCCAGGGCTCTGGCGCTGGCGGCAACGCTTCTTCGCTCTCTCTGGTGTGGCCGAGACCTGCTGCGATCAGGCTTGGCGCGAGGACTACTTCGGCGCCTTGTTTCCCCTCAATCCTTCGGGGATCGTGCCTGCGGGCCCGGCCCTGGCCACACTGGTGGAAGGAACCGTTTCAGCATGA
- a CDS encoding 16S rRNA (uracil(1498)-N(3))-methyltransferase: MNIVLLRPEDWIDEQRVLLKDQRATHIRKVLRASAGDTLRVGRLGGACGQGLIESLDAHGVVLSTVLTEAPPPRHPFDLVLALPRPKMLRRILRQCAEFGISHLHLIHSARVEKSYWQSPLLQARKVEEALLAGMERSRDTIAPQVHLHPRFRPFIEDELPGLTGERPCLITDMGAQEPLGQYAGTPALVMIGPEGGFVPFELELAQANGARPVHLGERTLSVDTALTATLAQGSAVLALRPG; encoded by the coding sequence ATGAACATCGTCTTGCTGAGACCTGAGGACTGGATCGACGAGCAGCGGGTGCTGCTGAAGGACCAGCGGGCCACCCACATCCGCAAGGTGCTTCGCGCCAGTGCAGGGGACACCCTTCGAGTGGGCCGCCTTGGAGGTGCCTGCGGCCAGGGCCTGATCGAATCCCTCGATGCCCATGGCGTGGTGCTCAGCACGGTCCTCACCGAAGCCCCACCCCCGCGCCACCCTTTCGATTTGGTGCTGGCTCTGCCCAGGCCCAAAATGCTGCGCCGCATCCTGCGCCAATGCGCGGAATTCGGGATCAGCCACCTGCACCTGATCCACAGCGCGCGGGTCGAGAAGAGCTACTGGCAGAGCCCCCTGCTCCAGGCCCGCAAGGTGGAGGAAGCGCTGCTCGCCGGCATGGAGCGCTCCCGAGACACCATCGCCCCACAGGTTCACCTGCACCCACGCTTCAGACCCTTCATCGAAGACGAGCTGCCTGGACTGACTGGAGAACGACCCTGCCTGATCACCGACATGGGCGCCCAGGAGCCCCTTGGGCAGTACGCCGGCACACCAGCACTGGTCATGATCGGGCCGGAAGGAGGCTTTGTTCCCTTCGAGCTGGAGCTCGCCCAAGCCAATGGTGCCCGCCCCGTCCATCTGGGGGAGCGGACGTTGAGTGTGGACACGGCCCTCACCGCGACCCTGGCCCAGGGTTCAGCTGTGCTTGCTCTCCGCCCTGGCTAG
- a CDS encoding nucleoside deaminase, giving the protein MIDRSTMQRLVDAARAEAERGWSEGGIPIGAVLAQEDGTIVARGHNQRVQNGDPTSHGETQCIRNAGRRRDWRELTLVTTLSPCPMCAGTAVLLGFRRVVIGERTTFQGAESWLEQAGIEVSCLDDPGCEQLMRTMQEQKPELWAEDIGC; this is encoded by the coding sequence GTGATCGATCGCAGCACGATGCAACGTCTCGTCGATGCGGCCCGAGCCGAGGCGGAGCGGGGCTGGAGTGAAGGGGGCATTCCGATCGGTGCTGTCCTGGCCCAAGAGGATGGAACGATCGTGGCCCGCGGGCACAACCAACGGGTCCAAAACGGTGATCCCACCAGCCACGGCGAAACCCAGTGCATCCGCAACGCCGGCCGTCGCCGGGATTGGCGTGAGCTGACCTTGGTCACGACCCTCTCACCCTGTCCGATGTGCGCTGGGACCGCCGTTCTGCTGGGCTTTCGGCGGGTCGTCATCGGCGAACGCACCACCTTTCAAGGGGCTGAGTCCTGGCTCGAGCAGGCCGGCATCGAGGTGAGCTGCCTCGATGATCCAGGCTGCGAGCAGTTGATGCGAACCATGCAGGAGCAGAAGCCTGAGCTCTGGGCCGAAGACATCGGCTGCTGA
- a CDS encoding cupin domain-containing protein, whose amino-acid sequence MTQDNLAQWDPERHSVAEIVAALDLQPHPEGGWYRETFRSGLKVRRADGAQRDAFTQILFLLGPGEISRWHRVNHADESWCCLAGDPLALLMVGPAPEGLQEWRLLPGSAQTVVVPAGVWQAARGLGRWSLMLCAVAPGFDFDDFQMLSELSPSEHPAAALAEYR is encoded by the coding sequence ATGACGCAGGACAACCTCGCTCAGTGGGATCCTGAACGCCACAGCGTTGCTGAGATCGTTGCAGCCCTCGATCTGCAACCCCACCCGGAGGGTGGTTGGTATCGCGAGACCTTCCGCAGCGGCCTGAAGGTGCGCCGCGCTGATGGCGCTCAGCGTGATGCCTTCACCCAGATCCTGTTTCTGCTGGGGCCAGGGGAGATCAGTCGCTGGCATCGGGTGAACCACGCCGATGAGAGTTGGTGCTGCCTGGCTGGCGATCCCTTGGCTCTGCTGATGGTGGGACCTGCGCCGGAAGGCCTGCAGGAATGGCGTCTTCTGCCGGGGTCAGCGCAAACCGTCGTGGTGCCCGCCGGCGTTTGGCAGGCGGCACGGGGCTTGGGACGTTGGAGCTTGATGCTGTGTGCAGTTGCCCCTGGTTTTGACTTTGATGACTTTCAAATGCTCAGTGAACTTTCGCCCTCTGAACATCCAGCAGCTGCACTAGCTGAGTATCGCTAG
- a CDS encoding low-complexity tail membrane protein: protein MPLEILLLFLLFAGADPGPFPGFERLLTWAVGALGSAVLFWRLPPDLWSLLILKVPLRGRRPEQFRLSALQTALPLKVVIALGAALLLPLTWWADSHAGMAWAWSPLSSSPRLVVLLLCIPVLALIQWQWAQVIQAIWMLSRPAGLVDQTLPLTQVQAAEQRLNAGLPLLLLPPLAFAEPAAPVAPAPKAEPQDQQEQPEAVAPEAEQTDSPAETVAVTAESLEPAAELLQTDPEAVQKDDAHESSAEAVVSADVEVPQEEAEDSDTELEADAKPEAEEVGPEAPQDDQDAEEAPAKDDSEEASVVDAGGAVAPEEKPEES, encoded by the coding sequence TTGCCGCTCGAGATTCTGTTGCTGTTCCTGCTGTTTGCAGGAGCTGACCCCGGGCCTTTCCCAGGATTTGAACGCCTACTGACCTGGGCGGTCGGTGCTCTGGGGAGTGCCGTTCTGTTCTGGCGACTGCCGCCTGACCTCTGGTCCTTGCTGATCCTGAAGGTGCCCCTTCGGGGTCGACGTCCGGAGCAGTTTCGTCTCAGTGCACTGCAGACCGCACTGCCCCTGAAGGTTGTCATTGCCCTGGGTGCTGCACTGCTACTGCCCTTGACCTGGTGGGCCGACAGCCATGCCGGGATGGCCTGGGCCTGGTCTCCCCTCTCAAGCAGTCCGAGGTTGGTGGTGCTCTTGCTCTGCATCCCCGTCTTGGCATTGATCCAGTGGCAATGGGCCCAGGTGATCCAGGCGATCTGGATGTTGAGCCGGCCCGCCGGCCTGGTGGATCAAACCCTGCCCCTGACCCAAGTCCAGGCTGCCGAGCAACGCCTCAACGCTGGGCTTCCGCTCTTGCTTCTCCCCCCGCTGGCCTTTGCGGAACCCGCGGCTCCTGTCGCTCCAGCACCGAAGGCCGAACCGCAAGACCAACAAGAGCAACCCGAAGCTGTTGCCCCTGAAGCCGAGCAGACCGACTCCCCTGCCGAGACGGTGGCCGTCACCGCAGAATCCCTAGAACCGGCTGCAGAGCTTTTGCAGACTGACCCAGAGGCCGTTCAGAAAGACGACGCCCACGAGTCAAGCGCCGAAGCCGTCGTCTCAGCAGACGTCGAGGTTCCCCAAGAGGAAGCCGAAGACTCAGACACAGAACTAGAAGCCGACGCAAAGCCCGAGGCGGAAGAGGTCGGTCCCGAAGCACCCCAGGACGACCAGGATGCTGAGGAAGCCCCGGCCAAAGACGACAGCGAAGAGGCGTCAGTCGTCGATGCTGGGGGAGCGGTCGCGCCAGAGGAGAAGCCCGAAGAGAGCTAG
- a CDS encoding DUF3493 domain-containing protein, with product MPPESRPPLDPALKARLLQEARTPWRGLRRGLWLAFTASAAVGLATMAMRSAVGDVVSTSDLLIQVSALALFGLLLWRDRSPSIDD from the coding sequence ATGCCCCCTGAATCCCGTCCCCCCTTGGATCCGGCCCTGAAGGCTCGCCTGCTTCAGGAGGCACGGACCCCGTGGCGTGGCTTACGGCGTGGGCTCTGGTTGGCTTTCACGGCCTCGGCAGCGGTGGGCCTGGCCACGATGGCGATGCGCTCTGCTGTCGGAGATGTGGTTTCTACCTCTGATCTGTTGATTCAGGTTTCGGCCCTAGCTCTCTTCGGGCTTCTCCTCTGGCGCGACCGCTCCCCCAGCATCGACGACTGA
- a CDS encoding DUF2301 domain-containing membrane protein — protein sequence MSAPADPVFEGVYGTYSITETDRREVLGYRLALFAAAVAQAALLIQWQQLGGAWIWPWLLPLAAGVGLALRWIHIYLRPLHRALQWLWLVGCVGFLALLLSAGPQGMAEALTVDSRWIWAVGPFFAALAGIGFKEFFCFRRPEAIGVTLLLPMALLGRLSGLLSPEVTATLLAIEAALLLVLTLRKFPMDAAADVGDKSVFAYLEAQRHSPNL from the coding sequence ATGAGCGCCCCAGCCGATCCGGTCTTTGAAGGTGTCTATGGCACCTACAGCATTACGGAGACGGACCGCCGCGAGGTCCTGGGGTACCGGCTGGCCCTCTTCGCCGCCGCGGTGGCCCAAGCTGCGCTCTTGATCCAATGGCAGCAGCTGGGAGGGGCCTGGATCTGGCCCTGGCTTCTCCCCCTGGCCGCGGGGGTTGGCCTGGCCCTGCGCTGGATTCACATCTACCTGCGTCCGCTGCACCGTGCCCTGCAGTGGTTGTGGTTGGTGGGATGCGTGGGCTTTCTGGCCTTGCTCCTTAGCGCCGGTCCCCAGGGCATGGCGGAAGCACTGACCGTTGACAGCCGTTGGATCTGGGCGGTGGGGCCGTTCTTTGCCGCCCTCGCGGGAATCGGCTTCAAGGAATTCTTCTGCTTCCGCCGCCCTGAGGCCATCGGCGTGACGTTGCTCCTGCCGATGGCGCTACTGGGGCGCCTCAGCGGCCTCCTGAGCCCCGAAGTCACGGCGACGTTGCTGGCGATCGAAGCCGCTCTACTGCTGGTGCTGACCCTGCGGAAATTCCCGATGGATGCCGCGGCCGATGTGGGCGACAAAAGCGTGTTTGCTTATCTGGAAGCGCAGCGGCATTCCCCCAACCTGTGA
- the budA gene encoding acetolactate decarboxylase, with the protein MSTQHASGHHLNVTLGDGLWDALHALADRTGESVSHILRRSLADTLDVDHHTIYQVSTSGALVQGVYQGCVRVADIKRHGDFGLGTFDGLDGEGIMLDGTCWQARSDGSVRVAPEEALAPFWATTFFAADRTATLPSVVSWEDLTAQLDALRRSDNLFCAIRVEGTFERIHYRVACKSAHGTDLVTATSHQAEFTQRGIRGSLVGFWTPSYARTINVPGYHLHLLSDDHQHGGHILDLEAKDLTVQLHMDNHVHLALPETPAFLEADLKGDPAEALARAESKHS; encoded by the coding sequence ATGAGCACGCAGCATGCAAGCGGTCACCACCTGAACGTCACGCTCGGGGATGGCCTCTGGGACGCGCTGCACGCTTTAGCGGACCGAACCGGTGAGAGCGTCAGCCACATCCTCCGCCGCTCCCTCGCGGACACCCTGGACGTGGATCACCACACGATCTATCAGGTCTCCACGTCCGGAGCCCTGGTCCAGGGGGTCTATCAGGGGTGTGTCCGGGTCGCTGACATCAAGCGCCACGGGGATTTCGGGCTCGGCACCTTCGATGGTCTTGATGGCGAGGGGATCATGCTGGACGGCACCTGCTGGCAGGCCCGCAGTGACGGATCGGTGCGGGTCGCTCCGGAGGAGGCCTTGGCTCCCTTTTGGGCCACGACGTTTTTCGCGGCGGACCGCACCGCGACGTTGCCGTCGGTGGTCAGTTGGGAGGACCTCACGGCGCAATTGGATGCGCTGCGCCGCAGTGACAATCTCTTCTGCGCGATTCGGGTCGAGGGCACGTTCGAGCGGATCCACTACCGCGTGGCCTGCAAGAGCGCCCATGGCACGGATCTGGTAACCGCCACCAGTCACCAGGCGGAGTTCACCCAGCGCGGCATTCGCGGAAGTCTGGTGGGGTTCTGGACCCCCAGCTATGCCCGCACGATCAATGTGCCCGGCTATCACCTACATCTGCTGAGCGATGACCACCAACACGGCGGTCACATCCTCGATCTAGAGGCCAAGGACCTAACGGTGCAACTGCATATGGACAACCACGTGCATCTGGCTCTGCCGGAGACGCCGGCTTTCCTGGAGGCTGATCTCAAGGGGGATCCCGCTGAGGCCCTAGCCAGGGCGGAGAGCAAGCACAGCTGA
- the psbA gene encoding photosystem II q(b) protein has product MTTTIQQRQGASAWNQFCEWVTSTDNRLYVGWFGVLMIPCLLAATICFIVAFVAAPPVDIDGIREPVAGSLIYGNNIISGAVIPSSNAIGLHFYPIWEAASLDEWLYNGGPFQLVVFHFLIGIYAYMGREWELSYRLGMRPWICVAYSAPVAAASAVFLVYPFGQGSFSDAMPLGISGTFNYMLVFQAEHNILMHPFHMLGVAGVFGGSLFSAMHGSLVTSSLVRETTESESQNYGYKFGQEEETYNIVAAHGYFGRLIFQYASFNNSRSLHFFLAAWPVVGIWFTALGVSTMAFNLNGFNFNQSILDSQGRVLNTWADVLNRANLGMEVMHERNAHNFPLDLAAAESTPVALQAPAIG; this is encoded by the coding sequence ATGACGACCACCATCCAGCAGCGCCAAGGCGCTTCTGCGTGGAACCAGTTCTGCGAGTGGGTCACCAGCACCGACAACCGCCTCTATGTGGGTTGGTTCGGCGTTCTGATGATTCCCTGCCTGCTGGCCGCCACCATCTGCTTCATCGTTGCCTTCGTGGCAGCACCCCCCGTCGACATCGACGGCATCCGTGAGCCTGTTGCCGGCTCCCTGATCTACGGCAACAACATCATCTCTGGCGCTGTCATCCCCAGCAGCAACGCCATTGGTCTGCACTTCTATCCCATCTGGGAAGCTGCCAGCCTCGACGAGTGGCTGTACAACGGCGGTCCTTTCCAGCTGGTTGTTTTCCACTTCCTCATCGGCATCTACGCCTACATGGGTCGTGAGTGGGAACTCTCCTACCGCCTCGGCATGCGCCCCTGGATCTGCGTTGCTTACAGCGCACCCGTGGCTGCTGCTTCCGCTGTGTTCCTGGTGTATCCCTTCGGTCAGGGCTCCTTCTCGGACGCCATGCCCCTCGGCATCTCCGGCACCTTCAACTACATGTTGGTGTTCCAGGCTGAGCACAACATCCTGATGCACCCCTTCCACATGCTTGGTGTGGCTGGTGTCTTCGGTGGTTCCCTGTTCTCCGCCATGCACGGCTCCCTGGTGACCTCCTCCCTGGTGCGTGAAACCACCGAGAGCGAGTCCCAGAACTACGGCTACAAGTTCGGCCAAGAGGAAGAGACCTACAACATCGTGGCTGCCCACGGTTACTTCGGTCGCCTGATCTTCCAATACGCCTCCTTCAACAACAGCCGCAGCCTGCACTTCTTCCTGGCTGCCTGGCCTGTGGTTGGCATCTGGTTCACCGCCCTGGGCGTGAGCACCATGGCGTTCAACCTGAACGGCTTCAACTTCAACCAGTCGATCCTGGATTCCCAGGGTCGTGTGCTGAACACCTGGGCTGACGTGCTGAACCGCGCCAACCTCGGTATGGAAGTGATGCACGAGCGCAACGCTCACAACTTCCCCCTCGACCTGGCTGCTGCTGAGTCCACTCCTGTGGCTCTGCAAGCTCCCGCCATCGGCTGA